A genome region from Microbacterium sp. CGR2 includes the following:
- a CDS encoding MFS transporter — translation MTTVTPKGGLTRRQRKTIAGGSIGTLIEYYDYYLYGLAAAAVFPAVFFSSNDPLIAQLNSFATFAVGFFLRPVGGIIWGIIGDRVGRKVVLMSTVIGMGLATTGIGLIPSDQVIGIVAPLLLLTFRMFQGFFVGGEMGGAATMVVEAAPTGKHGLYGAFLISGAGIANVLSGGLMAGLGLAPESWFLEWGWRIPFVLSIVLAIAAVLLRRQLEESEEFTETQALQVAAAGKKANPLVEVFRHPKNAIMGILIGLPQSIAGYVVLTYGLTYMLADHETPVWFGFAGTMIVGLLQIVVAPLWGAISDRIGRRTVYIIGCLGFAAMVYPAFALFDTGNMWLIWLGQILGFVVFGVAMQATLATMLVEMFDPEARTTGVNLGYQLSNTLGGGLAPLICVALVAAAGGAIWPVVIYAAVISIVGVIATLLASVRPDVEGAGRLHELAATSTIKTPA, via the coding sequence ATGACGACTGTCACCCCGAAGGGCGGTCTGACCCGCAGGCAGCGCAAGACGATCGCCGGTGGCTCGATCGGCACTCTGATCGAGTACTACGACTACTACCTGTACGGCCTCGCCGCCGCGGCTGTCTTCCCCGCGGTGTTCTTCTCCTCGAACGATCCGCTCATCGCCCAGTTGAACTCCTTCGCCACCTTCGCCGTCGGATTCTTCCTCCGCCCGGTCGGCGGCATCATCTGGGGCATCATCGGCGACCGGGTCGGCCGCAAGGTGGTGCTGATGAGCACCGTCATCGGCATGGGTCTCGCCACCACGGGCATCGGCCTGATCCCCTCCGACCAGGTGATCGGTATCGTGGCGCCGCTTCTCCTGCTGACGTTCCGCATGTTCCAGGGATTCTTCGTCGGTGGCGAGATGGGCGGCGCGGCGACGATGGTCGTCGAGGCCGCGCCGACCGGCAAGCACGGACTCTACGGAGCCTTCCTCATCAGTGGTGCGGGCATCGCGAACGTGCTCTCCGGCGGACTCATGGCAGGTCTCGGACTCGCCCCCGAGTCGTGGTTCCTGGAGTGGGGATGGCGCATCCCGTTCGTGCTCTCCATCGTGCTTGCGATCGCGGCCGTGCTGCTGCGGCGCCAGCTGGAGGAGTCGGAGGAGTTCACCGAGACCCAGGCGCTGCAGGTGGCTGCGGCGGGCAAGAAGGCCAACCCGCTGGTCGAGGTGTTCCGGCACCCGAAGAACGCCATCATGGGAATCCTCATCGGTCTTCCGCAGTCGATCGCGGGCTATGTCGTGCTCACCTACGGCCTCACCTACATGCTGGCCGACCACGAGACGCCCGTCTGGTTCGGCTTCGCGGGGACCATGATCGTCGGTCTGCTGCAGATCGTCGTCGCGCCGCTCTGGGGTGCGATCTCGGATCGCATCGGCCGTCGCACCGTCTACATCATCGGATGCCTGGGCTTCGCCGCGATGGTCTACCCGGCCTTCGCGCTCTTCGACACGGGCAACATGTGGCTGATCTGGCTCGGCCAGATTCTGGGGTTCGTCGTGTTCGGTGTGGCCATGCAGGCGACGCTGGCGACGATGCTGGTCGAGATGTTCGACCCGGAGGCGCGGACGACAGGTGTCAACCTCGGCTACCAGCTGTCCAACACACTCGGCGGCGGACTCGCTCCGCTCATCTGTGTCGCGCTGGTCGCCGCCGCCGGTGGTGCCATCTGGCCCGTGGTGATCTACGCGGCGGTCATCTCGATCGTCGGTGTGATCGCCACGCTCCTGGCGTCGGTCCGACCGGATGTCGAGGGCGCCGGGCGCTTGCACGAGCTTGCCGCGACATCGACCATCAAGACGCCGGCCTGA
- a CDS encoding IclR family transcriptional regulator: MSQSVERAAAILTAVAAEPRTVAELAEEFGIHRSTMFRELQSLEQVGFVRRHADGRFVVGMRLAALGGAALEQLDLRGAAYAHVRRLHGIVGNTVHVAALLGDEIVYVDKVEDAGGMRMYSRVGASVRPYCSGIGKAVLAALPVERRDAVLADCDWRRYTANTLTSRTALDADLAVAARRGWAADDAEFEDFVACVAVPIVSSAGVVGALSITALRVAQSLAELEQRVPMLRETAAEISRELG, translated from the coding sequence ATGTCGCAGAGTGTGGAGCGGGCTGCCGCCATCCTGACCGCGGTCGCCGCGGAGCCTCGCACCGTGGCCGAACTCGCGGAGGAGTTCGGGATCCATCGGTCGACGATGTTCCGGGAGCTGCAGAGCCTGGAACAGGTCGGTTTCGTGCGCCGACATGCCGACGGCCGATTCGTCGTCGGCATGCGTCTGGCCGCGCTCGGCGGCGCGGCGCTCGAGCAGCTCGACCTGCGCGGGGCCGCCTACGCCCATGTTCGACGGTTGCACGGCATCGTCGGCAACACCGTGCATGTCGCCGCCCTCCTCGGCGACGAGATCGTCTACGTCGACAAGGTCGAGGATGCCGGCGGGATGCGCATGTACTCCCGTGTCGGGGCGTCGGTCCGGCCCTACTGCAGCGGTATCGGCAAGGCCGTGCTCGCCGCGCTGCCCGTCGAGCGACGTGATGCTGTGCTGGCTGACTGCGACTGGCGCCGATACACCGCGAACACGCTGACGAGCCGCACCGCGCTCGATGCCGACCTTGCGGTGGCGGCCCGACGGGGCTGGGCCGCGGACGACGCGGAGTTCGAGGACTTCGTGGCCTGCGTGGCCGTTCCGATCGTCTCCTCCGCCGGCGTGGTGGGGGCGCTGTCCATCACCGCATTGCGCGTCGCGCAGAGCCTGGCCGAGCTCGAACAGCGCGTTCCGATGCTGCGCGAGACCGCCGCCGAGATCTCCCGCGAACTGGGATAG
- a CDS encoding transcriptional regulator — protein sequence MTTPNTEDPGVMAVGEITPGTFESAEEVLRLYGPVMRALATAAGPSVEVVLHNLDGADIDLGHTIMAIENGHVTGRKVGGPSTSLGLDVMKHRQKNHDAFGYAGFTPDGRELRCSSVYFHNSAGDIIASLCINVDNSRIQQARSLLDALLPAVEHSETAPREHFGEDLVSVMASMITDTIAEIGRPVDQMSRDDKIAVLERLDQRGATQMRKSVEAIAQRLGISRVTAYAYLEEARARG from the coding sequence ATGACGACGCCGAACACGGAAGACCCCGGCGTGATGGCCGTGGGCGAGATCACCCCCGGGACCTTCGAAAGCGCAGAAGAGGTCCTCCGCCTGTACGGCCCCGTGATGCGAGCACTCGCCACCGCCGCCGGACCGTCGGTCGAGGTCGTGCTCCACAACCTCGACGGTGCCGACATCGATCTGGGGCACACGATCATGGCGATCGAGAACGGTCACGTGACCGGACGCAAGGTCGGCGGGCCGTCCACCTCCCTCGGTCTGGACGTCATGAAGCACCGACAGAAGAACCATGACGCGTTCGGCTACGCCGGATTCACGCCAGACGGACGAGAACTTCGCTGCTCTTCGGTCTACTTCCACAACTCCGCGGGCGACATCATCGCGTCGCTGTGCATCAACGTCGACAACAGCCGAATCCAGCAGGCGCGGAGTCTGCTGGATGCCCTGCTGCCCGCTGTCGAGCACTCCGAGACGGCACCCCGTGAGCACTTCGGCGAAGACCTCGTGTCGGTGATGGCATCGATGATCACCGACACCATCGCCGAGATCGGGCGTCCCGTCGACCAGATGTCCAGAGACGACAAGATCGCCGTGCTCGAGCGTCTCGATCAGCGGGGTGCGACGCAGATGCGCAAGTCGGTCGAGGCGATCGCGCAGCGTCTCGGCATCTCACGGGTGACCGCGTACGCCTATCTCGAGGAGGCCCGCGCCCGCGGATGA
- the galE gene encoding UDP-glucose 4-epimerase GalE: MSWIVTGGAGYIGAHVVRALADAGLTPVVLDDLSSGVGTFVPEGVPFVQGSILDRDLVEKALREHDADGVIHVAGYKYAGVSVQRPLHTYAQNVEGTRVILEAMEAAEVSNIVFSSSAAVFGTPDVALVEEDTAKRPASPYGESKLIGEWLLRDQAVATADSAHPLRHTSLRYFNVVGSADPTVYDVSPHNLFPIVFEALIAGKTPKIFGDDYDTEDGTNVRDYVHVGDIAAAHVAAAQRLAGGQSIEPAYNLGSGDGLSVKQIMDAVARVTGIDFEPEIGPRRPGDPDRIVATGELAARDLDWKMRYSVDEMVRTGWEARRNAG; the protein is encoded by the coding sequence ATGTCCTGGATCGTCACCGGCGGCGCCGGCTACATCGGAGCCCACGTCGTCCGTGCCCTCGCCGACGCCGGCCTCACCCCTGTCGTGCTCGACGACCTCTCCAGCGGAGTCGGGACCTTCGTGCCCGAGGGCGTGCCCTTCGTGCAGGGCAGCATCCTCGACCGCGATCTCGTCGAGAAGGCGCTGCGCGAGCATGACGCGGACGGCGTGATCCACGTCGCCGGGTACAAGTACGCCGGGGTCTCCGTGCAGCGTCCACTGCACACCTACGCGCAGAACGTCGAAGGCACCAGGGTGATCCTCGAGGCGATGGAAGCCGCGGAGGTTTCGAACATCGTGTTCTCGTCGTCGGCCGCCGTGTTCGGCACGCCCGACGTGGCCCTGGTCGAAGAAGACACCGCCAAGCGGCCCGCGAGCCCCTACGGTGAATCGAAGCTCATCGGTGAATGGCTGCTGCGGGATCAGGCCGTCGCGACCGCGGACTCCGCGCATCCGCTGCGGCACACGTCTCTGCGGTACTTCAACGTCGTCGGATCAGCCGACCCGACGGTGTACGACGTGAGCCCGCACAACCTCTTCCCCATCGTGTTCGAAGCACTGATCGCGGGCAAGACACCCAAGATCTTCGGCGACGACTACGACACCGAAGACGGCACGAACGTGCGCGACTACGTGCACGTCGGCGACATCGCGGCAGCGCACGTCGCCGCGGCCCAGCGCCTCGCCGGCGGCCAGTCGATCGAACCGGCCTACAACCTGGGTTCCGGAGACGGTCTCAGCGTGAAGCAGATCATGGACGCCGTGGCCCGCGTCACCGGCATCGACTTCGAGCCCGAGATCGGCCCGCGCCGCCCCGGCGACCCCGACCGTATCGTGGCCACCGGGGAGCTCGCGGCCCGCGACCTCGACTGGAAGATGCGGTACTCGGTCGACGAGATGGTGCGGACGGGCTGGGAGGCGCGGCGCAACGCAGGCTGA
- the galK gene encoding galactokinase: MTDTQDAVRALFAELTGREPDGVWSAPGRVNLIGEHTDYNDGFVLPFAIPHRTVAAVGLRDDDRGRVRVASTFAEDPVEVGLDELDDLFPSATATADASRVPEWAAYPLGVAWALRQAVRGIGATGAFRGIDIAIASDVPVGAGLSSSAAIEGATASALNDLWSTGLDRTALARVGRRAENEAVGAPTGIMDQMASMLGEADAAIFLDCRSLEANLVPLGVAEAGLAILVMDTRVKHAHSTGGYRERRASCERGAEIMGVPALRDVSVDDLPRAQELMDDVTFRRVRHIVTENQRVLDTVRVLREQGARAIGDLLVASHASMRDDFEISVPELDTAVDAALAAGALGARMTGGGFGGAAIALIEQDAVADVSDAVTTAFAASGFTAPLLFTVIPSAGAHRDA, encoded by the coding sequence ATGACCGACACGCAGGATGCCGTCCGCGCCCTGTTCGCCGAACTCACCGGCCGCGAGCCCGACGGCGTGTGGTCCGCGCCCGGCCGGGTCAACCTCATCGGCGAGCACACCGACTACAACGACGGGTTCGTCCTCCCCTTCGCCATCCCGCATCGCACGGTCGCCGCTGTCGGCCTCCGCGACGACGATCGCGGACGCGTGCGTGTCGCCTCGACCTTCGCCGAGGATCCCGTGGAGGTCGGGCTCGACGAGCTGGACGACCTGTTCCCTTCCGCCACCGCGACCGCCGACGCCTCCCGCGTTCCCGAATGGGCGGCGTACCCGCTCGGTGTCGCCTGGGCGCTGCGGCAGGCAGTCAGGGGCATCGGTGCCACGGGAGCCTTCCGCGGAATCGACATCGCGATCGCCTCGGATGTGCCCGTCGGGGCCGGGCTCTCCTCCTCGGCGGCGATCGAGGGCGCCACGGCATCCGCCCTCAACGACCTGTGGAGCACCGGGCTCGACCGCACGGCCCTGGCTCGCGTCGGCCGGCGCGCCGAGAACGAAGCTGTCGGCGCCCCGACCGGGATCATGGACCAGATGGCGTCGATGCTGGGCGAAGCCGACGCCGCCATCTTCCTCGACTGCCGCTCTCTCGAAGCGAACCTCGTTCCGCTCGGGGTCGCCGAAGCCGGTCTCGCGATCCTCGTGATGGACACGCGCGTGAAGCACGCGCATTCGACCGGCGGCTACCGAGAGCGGCGCGCGTCCTGCGAACGCGGCGCCGAGATCATGGGCGTCCCGGCGCTGCGCGACGTGTCGGTCGACGACCTCCCCCGCGCGCAGGAGCTGATGGACGACGTCACCTTCCGACGCGTGCGCCACATCGTCACCGAGAATCAGCGGGTACTCGACACCGTCCGGGTGCTCCGCGAGCAGGGGGCGCGAGCGATCGGCGACCTGCTCGTCGCGTCGCACGCCTCGATGCGCGACGACTTCGAGATCTCGGTGCCCGAACTCGACACCGCCGTCGATGCCGCCCTGGCCGCGGGGGCATTGGGGGCGCGGATGACCGGTGGGGGTTTCGGTGGAGCCGCGATCGCGTTGATCGAGCAGGATGCCGTGGCCGACGTCTCGGATGCCGTCACCACGGCTTTCGCAGCATCCGGCTTCACGGCCCCGCTGCTGTTCACCGTCATCCCGTCCGCGGGTGCGCATCGCGACGCCTGA
- a CDS encoding amino acid aldolase: MDDELLTARDKGLPARAIGMTPAEFLATGPRLSEFWTPLIALDDAAMSANVATMAGWCAEHGLDIMPHGKTTMAPVLWKRQTDAGAFGITLATMGQVRTGRDLGLDSIMLANAAVDPRSLAWLAEELSDPGFRFVCWADSLVTVEAMERGLLAAGASRAVDVCVELGAAGGRTGARTVDEGVRIAERIAQSSVLRLAGVAGYEGSLGHDRSPDTVAAVRSYLMAQLDLHAEITPLYGDGDLYVTAGGSAYFDIVAEVWADAERDERTRFVLRSGAYIVHDDGFYRGISPFDEGSDGVDGAPKFVNAMHALVRVVSSPEPGLALVDGGKRDLPYDEGLPIPRAAAAELTGPWSSLAAQVSAMNDQHSYVRSDQPLPIGSVVRLGLSHPCTAFDKWRVLPVVESAESDLVIDLVRTYF; encoded by the coding sequence ATGGACGATGAGCTTCTGACAGCGAGAGACAAGGGGCTCCCCGCACGCGCGATCGGGATGACGCCCGCCGAGTTCCTGGCCACCGGCCCACGGCTCAGCGAATTCTGGACGCCCCTCATCGCGCTCGACGATGCGGCCATGTCGGCGAACGTCGCGACGATGGCCGGCTGGTGTGCGGAACATGGGCTCGACATCATGCCGCACGGCAAGACGACCATGGCTCCCGTGCTCTGGAAGCGGCAGACGGATGCCGGTGCCTTCGGCATCACGCTCGCCACCATGGGGCAGGTCCGCACCGGGCGCGATCTCGGACTCGATTCGATCATGCTCGCCAACGCTGCGGTCGACCCCCGGTCCCTGGCCTGGCTGGCCGAGGAGCTGAGCGACCCGGGGTTCCGCTTCGTGTGCTGGGCGGACTCCCTCGTCACCGTCGAGGCGATGGAGCGCGGACTGCTCGCCGCAGGCGCATCGCGGGCAGTGGACGTGTGCGTGGAGCTGGGTGCCGCAGGCGGCCGGACCGGAGCGCGCACCGTCGACGAAGGTGTGCGTATCGCGGAACGGATCGCGCAGTCCTCGGTCCTGCGACTCGCCGGCGTCGCGGGTTACGAGGGCAGCCTCGGACACGACCGGTCGCCGGACACGGTCGCCGCCGTGCGCAGCTATCTGATGGCGCAGCTCGACCTGCATGCCGAAATCACCCCGCTGTACGGCGACGGCGACCTGTATGTGACCGCCGGCGGCAGTGCCTACTTCGACATCGTGGCGGAGGTGTGGGCCGACGCGGAGCGCGATGAGCGCACCCGGTTCGTGCTGCGCTCGGGCGCCTACATCGTGCACGACGACGGGTTCTACCGCGGGATCTCGCCTTTCGACGAGGGAAGCGACGGAGTGGATGGCGCTCCGAAGTTCGTCAATGCGATGCATGCGCTCGTTCGCGTCGTGTCGAGCCCGGAGCCCGGGCTCGCGCTCGTCGACGGCGGCAAGCGCGACCTCCCCTACGACGAGGGGCTGCCGATTCCGCGCGCGGCGGCTGCGGAGTTGACAGGGCCGTGGTCTTCGCTGGCCGCGCAGGTGTCCGCGATGAACGACCAGCACTCGTACGTGCGGTCCGACCAGCCGCTCCCGATCGGTTCCGTCGTGCGGCTGGGTCTTTCGCACCCGTGCACCGCATTCGACAAGTGGCGGGTGCTGCCCGTCGTCGAGTCCGCCGAGTCCGACCTGGTCATCGATCTCGTCCGAACCTATTTCTGA
- a CDS encoding RidA family protein, giving the protein MPKTGYHAEGAPNPAGPYSHGVVANGFLYTAGFGPQDASNDHAVPDSVGDQTRQVLRNIQKVLAVHDLTMDDVVKSTVHLQDLADFEAFNEAYEEFFTAPYPVRTTVGSQLANILVEIDVVAALPQA; this is encoded by the coding sequence ATGCCGAAGACTGGCTACCACGCCGAGGGCGCCCCCAACCCCGCAGGCCCGTACAGCCACGGGGTCGTTGCGAACGGATTCCTGTACACCGCCGGGTTCGGGCCGCAGGATGCGTCGAACGACCATGCCGTGCCCGACAGCGTCGGCGACCAGACTCGTCAGGTGCTCCGCAACATCCAGAAGGTTCTCGCCGTGCACGACCTGACCATGGACGACGTGGTGAAGTCGACGGTGCACCTGCAGGACCTCGCCGACTTCGAGGCGTTCAACGAGGCCTACGAGGAGTTCTTCACCGCGCCGTACCCCGTGCGCACCACGGTCGGCTCGCAACTGGCGAACATCCTCGTCGAGATCGACGTCGTCGCCGCCTTGCCGCAGGCCTGA
- a CDS encoding bifunctional 4-hydroxy-2-oxoglutarate aldolase/2-dehydro-3-deoxy-phosphogluconate aldolase has protein sequence MTDNAAFDDILREAPLMAILRGMGVERTLAVATRAWDLGITAVEVPVQTSVDVEALRVLAAAARERGLTVGAGTVVTLEHVRQAKDAGAAFTVSPGFDLDIVRASHEAGMPSLPGVATASEVQQALGAGLTWLKAFPASLLGPGWFPAMRGPFPGARFVATGGMDSSNAREFLDAGVRVVAVGSALEDEKQLPALAALIR, from the coding sequence ATGACAGACAACGCCGCTTTCGACGACATCCTCCGTGAAGCTCCGCTGATGGCCATCCTGCGCGGCATGGGCGTCGAGCGCACCCTCGCCGTGGCCACGCGCGCCTGGGATCTGGGCATCACCGCCGTGGAGGTGCCCGTGCAGACCTCCGTCGACGTCGAGGCGCTGCGCGTCCTCGCCGCAGCGGCGCGCGAACGCGGCCTGACGGTGGGGGCGGGCACCGTGGTGACACTCGAGCACGTTCGCCAGGCGAAGGATGCCGGAGCCGCCTTCACCGTGAGCCCCGGGTTCGACCTCGACATCGTCCGCGCCTCGCACGAGGCGGGGATGCCTTCGCTTCCCGGTGTCGCCACGGCGTCCGAGGTCCAGCAGGCGCTCGGCGCCGGGCTCACCTGGCTGAAGGCCTTCCCCGCCTCCCTGCTGGGCCCCGGCTGGTTCCCCGCGATGCGTGGTCCGTTCCCGGGCGCGAGGTTCGTCGCGACCGGGGGGATGGATTCCTCGAACGCACGAGAGTTCCTGGATGCCGGTGTTCGGGTCGTCGCCGTGGGATCCGCACTCGAAGACGAGAAGCAACTTCCCGCCCTGGCGGCGCTCATCCGCTGA
- a CDS encoding sugar kinase has protein sequence MPDRSSPRLITIGETMALITPSRVEPLATATDVRLLIGGAESNVATHAALLGVPSAWVSAVGDDALGVRVRDGVAQHGVDVQWVSSDPAARTGVYFKDPGNGVLYYRQDSAASRMSPESIADVPLEQASAVHISGITPALSTSCAALIDSIIDRVAPGPGILSFDVNHRAALWASGEAAPALLNLARRADLVFVGLDEAEGLWGTADADAVRALIPQPARIVVKDGDVGATEFHRSGAGGDTDLHTDADVRTFAPAIRTEVVEAVGAGDAFAAGYLAALLDGATAAERLVAGHRRAHLVLQSTSDLIPDDHGDLLPDDH, from the coding sequence ATGCCGGATCGTTCTTCCCCCCGCCTGATCACCATCGGCGAGACCATGGCCCTCATCACGCCCTCCCGCGTCGAACCACTCGCCACCGCGACCGACGTGCGGTTGCTCATCGGCGGCGCGGAGTCGAACGTCGCGACACACGCCGCGCTCCTGGGCGTTCCCAGTGCCTGGGTCAGCGCCGTCGGCGACGACGCTCTGGGTGTGCGCGTCCGCGACGGCGTGGCGCAGCACGGAGTCGACGTCCAATGGGTCAGCAGCGATCCTGCTGCCCGCACCGGGGTCTATTTCAAGGACCCCGGAAACGGCGTGCTTTACTACCGGCAGGACTCCGCCGCCTCCCGCATGAGCCCGGAGAGCATCGCCGACGTGCCCCTCGAGCAGGCCTCGGCCGTGCATATCTCCGGCATCACGCCCGCACTGTCGACCTCGTGCGCGGCACTCATCGACTCGATCATCGATCGGGTCGCGCCAGGTCCCGGCATCCTCAGTTTCGACGTCAACCACCGGGCCGCACTCTGGGCATCCGGTGAGGCGGCGCCCGCTCTGCTCAATCTGGCCCGTCGCGCCGACCTCGTGTTCGTCGGGCTGGACGAAGCCGAAGGGCTCTGGGGCACGGCCGACGCCGATGCCGTGCGCGCACTCATCCCCCAGCCCGCCCGCATCGTCGTCAAAGACGGCGATGTGGGTGCGACCGAGTTCCACCGCAGCGGCGCGGGCGGCGACACCGACCTCCACACGGATGCCGACGTGCGCACCTTCGCGCCCGCCATCCGGACCGAAGTCGTCGAAGCAGTGGGCGCCGGAGACGCTTTCGCCGCCGGATACCTCGCGGCGCTCCTCGACGGTGCCACCGCCGCCGAGCGTCTCGTCGCCGGGCATCGCCGCGCCCATCTCGTCTTGCAGTCCACCAGTGACCTCATCCCCGATGACCACGGAGATCTTCTCCCCGATGACCACTGA
- a CDS encoding amidohydrolase family protein has translation MTGRTILRGGSVVVADGLVRADGLVRADGLVRADVAIEAGVVVGVGDVDLQPGDAVVDASGRLVLPGLVDAHSHADALLSDPDVTGTLLRQGVTTVIVGQDGVSYAPGDGAYASEYFAAINGPHPTYRGGGVDAYLEGVDGASPLNAGYLIPAGTVRFEVCGRADRPATPEERRRMAALVERGMADGALGLSTGLDYVPGVFQDGAEIADLCVPVARAGGVYVTHMRGGYEANTAVGISEMADIARRAAAEAAAPLAVHVSHFHADADILLGQLAELDAAGVDATFDAYPYVRGCTLLGMPLLPPEVSLLPAREAAAVLADPAQRAVLREAGAARATASASLGPDWPDMVTLAHIAAPEYAWAHGLTLRAAAHRARTSPMDFALDVLAASGLECSAVMAVRHPRPNSELARIFAHPAHMGGSDGIFIGAHPHPRAAGTFAAYLRGYVRERGTWTWAEAVHHLSTLPARRFGLGRRGAVVPGSVADVVLVDPDAVTDTATYESPRGRAIGIDDVFVAGVRVLADGELTGAMPGRGLRRTTEGV, from the coding sequence GTGACAGGCCGAACCATCCTTCGCGGCGGATCCGTTGTCGTCGCAGACGGCCTCGTGCGCGCGGACGGCCTCGTGCGCGCGGACGGCCTCGTGCGCGCGGACGTCGCGATCGAGGCCGGAGTCGTGGTCGGCGTGGGCGACGTCGACCTCCAGCCCGGGGATGCCGTGGTGGATGCATCCGGCCGCCTGGTCCTTCCCGGCCTCGTCGACGCGCACTCCCACGCCGACGCTCTCCTGTCCGATCCCGACGTCACCGGAACGCTCCTTCGCCAGGGAGTGACGACGGTGATCGTCGGTCAGGACGGGGTGTCGTATGCGCCGGGTGACGGTGCGTACGCGTCCGAATACTTCGCCGCGATCAACGGCCCGCACCCGACGTATCGCGGCGGCGGCGTCGACGCGTATCTGGAGGGCGTCGACGGCGCGTCCCCGCTGAACGCCGGGTATCTGATCCCCGCGGGAACCGTGCGGTTCGAGGTGTGCGGACGCGCCGACCGCCCCGCGACGCCTGAGGAGCGGCGGCGCATGGCGGCACTCGTGGAAAGGGGTATGGCCGACGGAGCCCTGGGACTGTCCACCGGACTCGACTATGTCCCCGGCGTCTTCCAGGATGGCGCGGAGATCGCGGACCTCTGCGTGCCCGTCGCTCGCGCCGGAGGTGTCTATGTCACCCACATGCGCGGAGGATACGAGGCGAACACGGCCGTCGGCATCTCCGAGATGGCCGACATAGCCCGCCGTGCGGCAGCGGAAGCTGCCGCACCTCTTGCCGTGCATGTCTCGCATTTCCACGCCGACGCCGACATCCTGCTCGGCCAGCTCGCCGAGCTCGATGCCGCCGGAGTGGATGCCACGTTCGACGCCTACCCGTACGTCCGCGGCTGCACGCTCCTGGGCATGCCGCTGCTGCCGCCCGAGGTGTCATTGCTCCCGGCGCGCGAAGCCGCTGCCGTCCTCGCCGATCCCGCGCAGCGTGCCGTCCTGCGCGAAGCCGGCGCGGCGAGAGCCACCGCCAGTGCCAGCCTCGGGCCCGACTGGCCCGACATGGTCACCCTCGCTCACATCGCGGCACCGGAGTACGCCTGGGCGCACGGGCTCACGCTCCGTGCCGCCGCGCACCGGGCACGGACATCGCCGATGGACTTCGCCCTCGACGTGCTCGCCGCATCCGGTCTGGAGTGCAGCGCCGTCATGGCCGTCCGCCACCCGCGACCGAACTCGGAGCTGGCCCGCATCTTCGCGCATCCGGCGCACATGGGCGGCTCGGACGGGATCTTCATCGGCGCCCACCCGCATCCGCGTGCCGCAGGCACCTTCGCCGCGTACCTCCGGGGGTACGTCCGCGAGCGGGGCACCTGGACCTGGGCCGAGGCCGTGCACCATCTGTCGACGCTGCCGGCCCGGCGCTTCGGTTTGGGGCGACGTGGTGCGGTGGTACCCGGTTCCGTCGCCGATGTGGTGCTCGTCGACCCAGACGCGGTCACCGACACGGCGACCTACGAGAGTCCGCGAGGCCGAGCGATCGGCATCGACGACGTGTTCGTCGCCGGCGTTCGAGTCCTCGCAGACGGCGAGCTCACCGGCGCGATGCCTGGCCGCGGGCTGCGACGCACCACGGAAGGGGTGTGA